The following are encoded in a window of Qipengyuania soli genomic DNA:
- the plsY gene encoding glycerol-3-phosphate 1-O-acyltransferase PlsY — translation MTITTLYAALLGYAFGSIPFGLIIAKLGGKGDIRSIGSGNIGATNVLRTGSKGLAAATLLLDLAKGLIPVLIARQLFWEDMGWTALFAVLGHCFPVWLGFKGGKGVATNAGVSFGLAVPLGLTYAVVWIGMLAITRISSLAGMSAVVAAAIAAFLIGQPTFAKVMAIIAVLVIWLHRENIKRLMAGTEPRVGGSKAKPEE, via the coding sequence ATGACCATCACGACGCTTTATGCCGCGCTGCTCGGCTATGCCTTCGGCTCGATCCCCTTCGGCTTGATCATCGCCAAACTGGGCGGGAAGGGCGACATCCGCTCGATCGGCAGCGGTAACATCGGCGCGACCAACGTGCTGCGCACAGGCAGCAAGGGGCTGGCTGCCGCGACATTGCTGCTCGACCTTGCCAAGGGGCTGATCCCTGTCCTCATCGCCAGGCAATTGTTCTGGGAGGACATGGGCTGGACCGCGCTGTTCGCCGTACTCGGCCATTGCTTCCCCGTGTGGCTGGGCTTCAAGGGTGGCAAGGGCGTGGCGACCAATGCCGGCGTATCCTTTGGCCTCGCCGTGCCGCTCGGACTGACCTACGCCGTGGTGTGGATCGGAATGCTGGCGATTACCCGCATCAGTTCGCTCGCGGGCATGAGCGCGGTGGTTGCAGCCGCGATTGCCGCATTCCTCATCGGCCAGCCAACCTTTGCCAAGGTAATGGCGATCATCGCCGTGTTGGTGATCTGGCTGCATCGTGAAAACATCAAGCGGCTGATGGCAGGCACCGAACCCAGGGTCGGCGGATCGAAGGCCAAGCCCGAAGAGTGA
- the murI gene encoding glutamate racemase — protein MNASAPILLFDSGVGGLTVLAEVRKALPDAPVIYAADMAGLPYGTKSEAEIAARVAGLLGRMAERWQPRLICIACNTASTIALGMVRDVLEIPIVGTVPAIKPAASLTTTGTFGLLGTEATIRQAYVDNLEREFAGGKRLLRHGANGLVPLAEAKLRGEDVSVEAVAREIAGLLSLDGADSIDTLVLACTHFPLLEDELRQAIGRDVRFVHGAEGIARRVAYLTQGQSFERDGPDRAVTTGDLADFHRLASTFARYGIERLEKF, from the coding sequence GTGAACGCATCCGCACCAATCCTGCTGTTCGATTCCGGCGTCGGCGGGCTGACCGTGCTGGCCGAGGTGCGGAAAGCCCTGCCCGACGCGCCGGTCATCTATGCCGCCGACATGGCCGGCCTGCCCTATGGCACCAAAAGCGAGGCGGAAATCGCCGCGCGCGTTGCCGGTCTGCTCGGGCGCATGGCCGAACGGTGGCAACCGCGCCTGATCTGCATCGCCTGCAATACGGCCAGCACCATTGCGCTCGGCATGGTGCGCGACGTGCTCGAAATCCCCATCGTCGGAACGGTTCCGGCCATCAAGCCCGCCGCTTCATTGACGACGACCGGTACCTTCGGCCTGCTCGGGACCGAGGCGACCATTCGCCAGGCCTATGTCGACAATCTCGAGCGCGAGTTTGCGGGCGGCAAGCGCTTGCTGCGCCACGGCGCGAACGGACTTGTCCCGTTGGCCGAAGCCAAGCTGCGCGGCGAGGACGTTAGCGTCGAAGCAGTGGCTCGCGAAATTGCGGGGCTGCTATCGCTGGACGGCGCGGATTCGATCGACACGCTGGTCCTCGCGTGCACGCACTTCCCGCTGCTCGAGGACGAATTGAGGCAGGCAATCGGCCGTGACGTAAGGTTCGTTCACGGGGCCGAGGGCATCGCCCGGCGTGTCGCCTATCTCACCCAAGGCCAGTCGTTCGAGCGGGATGGTCCGGACAGGGCCGTGACCACCGGTGACCTTGCCGATTTCCATCGCCTCGCGTCGACCTTCGCCCGGTACGGTATCGAGCGGCTGGAGAAGTTCTAG
- the hemA gene encoding 5-aminolevulinate synthase, with product MNYDQIFDQAIDRLHEEGRYRVFIDILRNKGAFPNARCFAGHNGPKPVTVWCSNDYLAMGQHPKVIAAMEEALHDVGAGSGGTRNIGGNTHYHIQLEQELADLHGKEGALLFTSGYVSNDATLSTLAKLLPGCVIFSDELNHASMIAGIRNAGCEKRVWRHNDVEHLEELLAAEDPDTPKLIAFESVYSMDGDVAPIHAICDLAEKYNALTYIDEVHAVGMYGKRGGGISERDEAAHRIDIIEGTLGKAFGVMGGYIAADTRIIDCIRSYAPGFIFTTSLSPVLVAGVLAAVRHLKSSSEERDGQQAAAATLKQKMRDAGLPVMDSVTHIVPVMVGDPVRAKKISDILLAEYGVYVQPINFPTVPRGTERLRFTPGPAHTPPMMDELVAALVEIWGRVELQLQKAA from the coding sequence GTGAACTACGACCAGATTTTCGACCAGGCTATCGACCGCCTTCACGAGGAAGGCCGCTATCGCGTCTTCATCGATATCCTGCGCAACAAGGGCGCGTTCCCGAACGCACGCTGCTTCGCCGGACACAACGGGCCCAAGCCGGTCACCGTCTGGTGTTCGAACGACTATCTCGCCATGGGCCAGCACCCCAAGGTCATCGCTGCCATGGAAGAGGCGCTGCATGACGTCGGTGCGGGTTCGGGCGGCACGCGCAACATCGGCGGCAATACGCACTACCACATCCAGCTCGAGCAGGAACTGGCCGATCTTCACGGCAAGGAAGGCGCGCTGCTGTTCACCAGCGGCTATGTCTCGAACGATGCGACGCTCTCGACGCTCGCCAAGCTGCTGCCGGGCTGTGTCATCTTCTCGGACGAGCTCAACCACGCCAGCATGATCGCCGGCATCCGCAACGCGGGTTGCGAGAAGCGGGTGTGGCGCCACAACGATGTCGAGCATCTCGAAGAACTGCTCGCCGCCGAGGACCCGGATACGCCCAAGCTGATCGCATTCGAGAGCGTCTATTCGATGGACGGCGACGTTGCCCCGATCCACGCGATCTGCGACCTCGCCGAGAAGTACAATGCGCTGACCTACATCGACGAGGTCCACGCGGTCGGCATGTACGGCAAGCGTGGTGGCGGCATTTCGGAGCGTGACGAGGCCGCGCACCGCATCGACATTATCGAAGGCACGCTGGGCAAGGCGTTCGGCGTAATGGGTGGCTACATCGCTGCCGACACCCGCATCATCGACTGCATCCGCAGCTATGCCCCGGGCTTCATCTTCACAACCTCGCTCTCCCCGGTGCTGGTCGCAGGCGTGCTCGCCGCAGTCCGCCACCTCAAGTCCTCGAGCGAGGAACGCGACGGCCAGCAGGCCGCAGCCGCCACCCTCAAGCAGAAAATGCGCGATGCGGGCCTGCCGGTGATGGACAGCGTCACGCACATCGTCCCCGTCATGGTTGGCGATCCGGTACGCGCCAAGAAGATCAGCGACATCCTGCTCGCCGAATACGGCGTCTATGTGCAGCCGATCAATTTCCCGACCGTGCCGCGTGGAACCGAGCGCCTGCGCTTCACCCCCGGCCCTGCCCACACGCCGCCGATGATGGACGAACTCGTCGCCGCGCTGGTCGAAATCTGGGGCCGCGTCGAACTGCAGCTGCAGAAGGCGGCGTGA
- a CDS encoding cell wall hydrolase: MFGRNATTFRENAPLLGVVALLLATFALLAMFGHPDATAKIERERSETSLIETLPATGDDVGTIVSDLAPDDAKARNESVPFADDAPPPAKPFTFRGNGIDRQRARDCLALAAMAEAGSGDEDQRAVMQVVLNRVRHPAFAKTVCGVVFEGSERPTGCQFTFTCDGSLDRTYSDAMWRSARERAQEALGGYVDAKVGSATHYHANYVYPYWSGSLDKIAEVGPHLFFRWRGAWGMPQALSARYSGGEPDPLALRETAQEVERPEDLLPRLAQQGTAVRSITASDIPRDPSLAVTRPSTPDSPAPGVHFVLVSGGDAPGALVEKARTLCPGDRYCQVYGWDDATAIPARLPLGEDARRALRFSYLPARSGNPEVVYFDCRVFIALESGACLPRAIR; this comes from the coding sequence ATGTTCGGTAGGAACGCTACGACTTTTCGCGAAAATGCGCCCTTGCTCGGGGTGGTCGCCCTCTTGTTGGCGACCTTTGCGCTGCTCGCCATGTTCGGGCATCCAGATGCGACGGCGAAAATAGAGCGCGAACGGTCCGAAACCAGCCTTATCGAAACACTGCCCGCAACCGGCGATGACGTCGGCACCATCGTCTCGGACCTCGCCCCTGACGATGCCAAGGCGCGAAACGAGTCCGTGCCTTTCGCCGACGACGCGCCGCCGCCTGCCAAACCGTTCACGTTTCGCGGCAACGGAATCGACCGCCAACGGGCGCGTGACTGCCTTGCCCTCGCCGCCATGGCCGAGGCAGGTAGCGGCGACGAGGACCAACGCGCCGTGATGCAAGTCGTCCTCAACCGTGTACGACACCCAGCCTTTGCGAAGACCGTCTGCGGGGTCGTGTTCGAAGGCTCCGAGCGCCCCACAGGCTGCCAGTTCACCTTCACCTGCGACGGATCGCTCGACCGGACCTATTCCGACGCCATGTGGCGCTCGGCGCGCGAACGGGCGCAGGAGGCCTTGGGTGGTTACGTGGATGCGAAGGTTGGCAGCGCCACCCACTACCATGCGAATTATGTCTATCCCTACTGGTCCGGTTCGCTCGACAAGATCGCCGAAGTCGGACCTCACCTCTTCTTCCGCTGGCGCGGCGCATGGGGGATGCCGCAGGCGCTTTCGGCACGTTACAGCGGCGGCGAGCCGGACCCCCTGGCGCTCCGGGAAACCGCACAGGAAGTCGAACGCCCAGAAGACCTGCTACCCCGTCTGGCGCAACAGGGCACGGCAGTTCGAAGCATCACGGCTTCGGATATCCCGCGCGACCCGAGTTTGGCTGTAACGAGGCCGAGTACCCCCGATTCGCCTGCTCCCGGAGTACATTTTGTGCTGGTGTCAGGCGGAGATGCGCCGGGTGCACTGGTCGAGAAGGCGCGCACGCTTTGCCCGGGCGACCGCTATTGCCAGGTCTATGGCTGGGATGATGCAACCGCAATTCCCGCGCGATTGCCCCTGGGCGAAGATGCGCGCAGAGCCTTGCGTTTCAGTTACTTGCCCGCACGTTCAGGCAATCCGGAAGTCGTCTATTTCGACTGCAGGGTCTTTATTGCTCTTGAAAGCGGGGCCTGTTTGCCAAGAGCGATCCGTTGA
- a CDS encoding TauD/TfdA dioxygenase family protein → MATVIDKSGLDTGALDVQPMTPAIGAEIYGVDLGADDIAERIPEIRAALLRYGVIFFRDQQLTQEQHIAFARHFGELEIHPATPKSQANPEVLRIAHGPDSRGSENNWHSDVTWRECPSLGSILYAREVPPVGGDTLFANMHLAYERLSEQMQRFCEGLTAVHDIARVFAKRLGKSVEELHEKYPPMRHPVIRTHPETGERAIYVNTGFTSHIEGLSKTESDWLLQHLYATAMDVEIQCRFRWRENSIAFWDNRVCQHLAVSDYFPARRVMERVTIAGDRPFFTP, encoded by the coding sequence ATGGCGACAGTGATCGACAAGAGCGGGCTTGATACCGGGGCACTCGATGTCCAGCCGATGACGCCTGCCATCGGGGCGGAGATTTACGGCGTCGACCTTGGCGCGGACGACATCGCCGAACGTATTCCGGAGATTCGTGCGGCTTTGCTTAGGTACGGGGTGATCTTCTTCCGCGACCAGCAGCTGACGCAGGAACAGCACATCGCCTTCGCGCGCCATTTCGGCGAACTGGAAATCCACCCCGCCACCCCTAAGAGCCAGGCCAATCCGGAAGTGCTGCGCATCGCCCACGGACCTGACAGCCGCGGGAGCGAGAACAACTGGCATTCCGACGTTACCTGGCGCGAATGCCCCTCGCTCGGTTCGATCCTATATGCGCGCGAAGTCCCGCCGGTGGGCGGCGATACGCTGTTCGCCAACATGCACCTCGCCTACGAGCGCCTGTCCGAACAGATGCAGCGGTTTTGCGAAGGCCTCACCGCCGTACACGACATCGCGCGCGTCTTCGCAAAACGGCTCGGCAAGTCGGTCGAGGAACTGCACGAGAAATATCCGCCGATGCGCCATCCGGTGATCCGCACCCATCCCGAGACTGGCGAGCGCGCGATCTACGTCAACACCGGCTTCACCAGCCACATCGAGGGCCTCTCGAAAACCGAAAGCGACTGGCTGCTCCAGCACCTTTACGCCACCGCCATGGACGTCGAGATCCAGTGCCGCTTCCGCTGGCGCGAAAACTCGATCGCCTTCTGGGACAATCGCGTATGCCAGCACCTTGCGGTGAGCGACTATTTCCCCGCACGCCGCGTGATGGAGCGAGTCACGATTGCCGGCGACCGGCCCTTTTTCACCCCGTAA
- a CDS encoding nitroreductase: MSGNPDMTFAEVVRGRRSIRGYLDKPVPREVIEEVLEIAMRAPSSMNTQPWHFHVITGEPLDKIRKGNTENILAGVPDSREFRRGSAFEGVHRERQIYVAKQLFGAMGIERDDKERRQDWVLRGFRQFDAPVCVIITYDRVLDDGDDSKFDCGAVTTALVNAAWSRGLGCVINSQGIMQSPVVREYAGIPEDQIIMKAVAMGWPDETFPANAVVSTRKSVEEAARFVGFEG; the protein is encoded by the coding sequence ATGAGCGGCAATCCGGACATGACGTTTGCGGAGGTGGTGCGCGGGCGGCGTTCGATCCGCGGTTATCTCGACAAGCCGGTCCCGCGCGAGGTTATCGAGGAAGTGCTCGAGATCGCCATGCGCGCTCCTTCTTCCATGAACACGCAGCCCTGGCATTTCCACGTCATCACCGGCGAACCGCTCGACAAGATCCGCAAGGGCAACACCGAGAACATCCTCGCCGGAGTGCCCGACAGCCGCGAGTTCCGGCGCGGCAGCGCCTTCGAGGGTGTCCACCGCGAACGGCAGATTTACGTCGCCAAGCAGTTGTTCGGCGCCATGGGTATCGAGCGTGACGACAAGGAACGGCGGCAGGACTGGGTGCTGCGCGGCTTCCGCCAGTTCGACGCCCCGGTCTGTGTCATCATCACCTACGATCGCGTGCTGGACGACGGCGACGACAGCAAGTTCGATTGCGGCGCAGTGACGACCGCCCTCGTCAATGCCGCGTGGAGCCGTGGCCTCGGCTGCGTCATCAACTCGCAAGGCATCATGCAAAGCCCGGTCGTGCGCGAATATGCGGGCATCCCCGAGGACCAGATCATCATGAAGGCCGTCGCCATGGGCTGGCCCGACGAAACCTTCCCCGCCAATGCCGTGGTCAGCACGCGCAAGAGCGTGGAGGAAGCGGCACGTTTCGTGGGGTTTGAGGGATAG
- a CDS encoding 2-hydroxychromene-2-carboxylate isomerase encodes MSVDVEFFFDLSSPWTRLAFANIRSKLEGLDYAITWRPFLVGGVFNAVNPAVYESRKPENAARLARSFVWLKQWARLAGVEMNFPSEHHPVKSVHAMRFCCALEDDQEALERFAHAAFEAYFTGMRNLDDPEVLVAIADEAGFDGAALAQRSTDPEIKDRLRVNTDEAIHRGAFGSPTIFVGEENMYFGNDQLPLVRQKVEQLS; translated from the coding sequence ATGAGCGTGGATGTCGAATTCTTCTTCGACCTGTCGAGCCCGTGGACGCGGCTCGCCTTCGCCAACATCCGATCCAAGCTCGAAGGTCTCGACTATGCGATCACATGGCGCCCGTTCCTGGTCGGCGGCGTCTTCAATGCGGTCAATCCGGCCGTTTACGAAAGTCGCAAGCCGGAGAATGCGGCGCGGCTGGCCCGCAGCTTCGTCTGGCTCAAGCAATGGGCGCGGCTGGCCGGGGTGGAGATGAATTTCCCTTCCGAACATCATCCGGTCAAATCGGTCCACGCCATGCGTTTCTGCTGCGCACTGGAGGACGACCAAGAGGCGCTTGAACGCTTCGCCCACGCGGCATTCGAGGCCTATTTCACCGGCATGCGCAATCTCGACGATCCCGAAGTGCTGGTCGCCATAGCCGACGAGGCAGGCTTCGACGGGGCGGCGCTGGCGCAACGGTCGACCGACCCCGAGATCAAGGATCGCCTGCGCGTCAACACCGACGAAGCGATACATCGCGGCGCCTTCGGCTCCCCGACGATCTTCGTGGGCGAGGAGAACATGTATTTCGGCAACGACCAGCTGCCGCTAGTGCGGCAGAAGGTCGAACAATTGTCCTAA
- a CDS encoding glutathione S-transferase N-terminal domain-containing protein produces the protein MIEFFTAPAPNGWKVAIMLEECGLAYEPRWVNLAAGDQHTEEYLAINPNGRIPAIIDHAPGDGGEPVTVFESGAVLLYLGEKSGQFLPTDLRGMSRVRQWLFWQVGHLGPTLGQHGHFHLYAEEKLPYAIERFHRETLRVYAVMDRQLGQEEHIAGPDYTVADMACFPWVRTWKAQGVPLDEFPHVKRWYDTLKAREGLRRGVALGSDMRRQGEMSEEERRNLFGTGKAKLL, from the coding sequence ATGATCGAATTCTTCACCGCGCCTGCGCCCAACGGGTGGAAGGTCGCGATCATGCTGGAGGAGTGCGGACTCGCTTATGAACCGCGCTGGGTGAACCTTGCCGCCGGAGACCAGCACACCGAGGAATATCTCGCGATCAATCCCAACGGGCGGATTCCGGCAATCATCGATCATGCGCCCGGTGACGGGGGAGAGCCGGTCACCGTTTTCGAATCCGGCGCGGTGCTGCTCTACCTTGGCGAGAAGTCGGGGCAGTTCCTCCCCACCGACCTGCGCGGAATGTCGCGGGTGCGGCAGTGGTTGTTCTGGCAGGTCGGCCACCTTGGCCCTACTTTGGGGCAACACGGACACTTCCACCTCTACGCGGAGGAGAAGCTCCCCTACGCCATCGAGCGTTTCCACCGCGAGACGCTGCGCGTCTACGCCGTGATGGACCGCCAACTGGGGCAGGAAGAACACATCGCGGGGCCGGACTATACGGTCGCCGACATGGCCTGTTTCCCGTGGGTTCGGACTTGGAAGGCGCAAGGGGTTCCGCTCGACGAATTCCCGCACGTGAAGCGTTGGTACGACACGCTGAAGGCTCGCGAAGGCCTGCGGCGCGGAGTGGCTCTCGGCAGCGACATGCGAAGGCAGGGTGAAATGAGCGAGGAGGAGCGACGCAACCTCTTCGGAACGGGGAAGGCGAAATTGCTATGA